The nucleotide window GAAACGCACCTGAAGGCCTTGTACCATGGCCAGGTCTGCCGCCAGTTCTCGTGCAGGCTTCTCGACATCGCCCTTTAACTGCGCCCTGGGGTTGGCAGGTTCCTCGCTACCGCGCATCAGCAGCAGCCGCACAGGGTTGCTGCCCAACCGTTGTTCAAGGCCCTGTGCCTCCTGCACGATTGCCCCGTCATGCCACCACAGCGAAGGGCTGGCCGCCGCATAGTCACTGAACGCCCCGGGCCGGGTGAACAGCGCATGCAGCACGGCCAGCCCGCCGTAGGAGTGGCCCCACAGCGTCTGTCGCTGCAGGTCGATGGGGGCCAGCCCGGCCACCATCGGCCGCATGCGCTCGGTCAGCAGATCCAGAAATGCATCCACGCCACCACTGGGCAGGCCGGTCAGCGGGTCACGCTGCTCGGCCTGCCCAGGCAACGCCGGGGTATAGTCATAAGTCCGCCCCGCCCGCTCGATACGCTGCCCGGTCTGGTACCCCACGGCCACCAGCAAGGGCGCCTGGCCGGCGGCCAGTTTGGCC belongs to Pseudomonas putida NBRC 14164 and includes:
- a CDS encoding alpha/beta hydrolase, with amino-acid sequence MSKMTLTLALALALAAPVALAQPERNQKMDTSLLQRQDLAYRFTQLDLDSADGQRHYRLWVGKPNRPAPASGYPVLWMLDGNAALGALNSQQLAKLAAGQAPLLVAVGYQTGQRIERAGRTYDYTPALPGQAEQRDPLTGLPSGGVDAFLDLLTERMRPMVAGLAPIDLQRQTLWGHSYGGLAVLHALFTRPGAFSDYAAASPSLWWHDGAIVQEAQGLEQRLGSNPVRLLLMRGSEEPANPRAQLKGDVEKPARELAADLAMVQGLQVRFERFEGLGHGEMLGASLQTVVEQLAR